GGACACGGATACACCCGGCTGGATCCGGATCGGCACCTGGCGGAGATCGCGCGTGAGCACGGGCTGAGCGGGCCGGGGGTCGGCCTGATGACCGCCGCCCGGGTCGCGGAGGGCGCCCACGCGGCCGACGGCGGGGCGGAGGCCGTGGTGACGGCCGGGATCGGGGTGTGCGGGTGGGCCGCGGACCCCGCCGCCGTACCACCCGGCCCGGTCGCCGTGCCGCGCGAGGTCCTGGTGCCGGGGACGATCAACATCGTCGTGGCGGTGCCGGTGGCGCTGTCGGACGCGGCGCTGGTCAACGCGGTGGCCACGGCGACCGAGGCCAAGGTGCAGGCACTGCGGGACGCGGGCTTCGACGCCTCGGGCACACCCACCGACGCGGTATGCGTGGCGGCCTGGCGGGCGGGGGAACCGACCACGTTCGCCGGGCCGCGCTCGGAGTGGGGATCGCGCCTGGCCAGAGCCGTGCATGCGGCGACCTACGAGGCCGCGGCCCGCTACCGCGACCGGCGACTTTCGCAGTAGCCACAAGAACTTTTGCCGATCTGTTCAGAAGATATGGACAGCGCGATCGAAAGCATCTAATGTTCCGATCCACCGATGTTTCGGGTGCGTTAATCGTCGGCGTCGATGACCACCCGCGCACGGACCGACGGTCACCGCGCGGGCAACGACCGCCGCGACCCGTCGGACACCCCCTCACCCCCGGGAGGAACGATGGGCAGACGACTGCTACGCCGGCTCCGCGGTCCCGTCCTTGCCACGCTGACCCTGGCCCTGGCCGGCGGCGTCTGGGCGGTCCCCGCCACCGCCGCGATACCCGCTCAGGAGCCCGGCGTCACGCTGCGCGTCTACGACCTGCAGGTGTCGCTGACCGAGCTGTGCACGCTCAAGGCCGCGCAGACCCCGAACGTCGACAAGCTCATGCCGACGGTCAACTGGACCACCGCCGCCGAGTTCGGATTCGAGGACCGCTTCCTCGCCCAGGTCATCGGCAACGTCAACATCACCACCGCCGGCTCCTACGCGTTCCGGCTCACCAGCGACGACGGCTCCGAGCTGAAGATCGACGGCGCCATGGTGATCGACCACGACGGGCTGCACGGCGCCACCGCCAAGGAGGGCGCGGTCACCCTGACCACCGGCTACCACGCCCTGAACGTCAACTTCTTCGAGGCGACCGGCGGCCAGCAGCTCACCCTGGAGTGGCGCCTGCCGGGCGCGAGCGCGTACACGCTGGTGCCGAACTCGGCGCTGAGCACGGACGCGGGTGTGGTGCGGGTGACCGCGCCCGGCCGCAAGGAGTGCGAGGGCGCGACCGACTCCGCCGGCGACGGGCTGCCGCTGACCGGCGTGCACCCCGGCTACACGCTGACCAACCTGCGCCCCGGCACGTTCCAGCCCAAGGTCACCGGCATGGACTGGCTGCCCGACGGCCGCCTGGTGGTCTGCACCTGGGGCGGCAACGACCAGTCCGGCACGTCCCAGGCCGGTGAGGTGTACATCCTCGGCGGCACGGGCGGGACCGGCGGTCCGTCCGGCGTCACCACCAAGAAGATCGCCGGCAACCTCAAGGAGCCGATGGGCCTCAAGGTGGTCGACGGCGTCGTCTACGTGTCCGAGAAGCAGCGGCTCACCCAGCTGCTGGACACCAACGGCGACGAGGTGGCCGACCAGTACAACACCATCGCGACCTGGCCGTGGGGCGGCAACTTCCACGAGTTCGCGTTCGGCCTGCTCTACGCCGACGGGTTCTTCTACCTGAACCTGTCCGTGTCGATCAACTACGGCGGCGCGACCACGGTCCCGCAGCCCGCGGTCAACCGGGGCACCTCCATCAAGGTGAACAAGGCGACCGGCGCGGTGTCCTACGTGGCCGGTGGCCTGCGTACGCCGCACGGCATCGGCTGGGGCCCCGAGGGCGGCGTCTTCGTCACCGACAACCAGGGCGGCTGGCTGCCCGCGTCCAAGCTGGTGCACATCAAGCAGGGCCGCTTCTTCAACCACTACACCACCCCGGCCGGGCAGTTCGACGCCGCGCCGGTGACGCCGCCGGTGCTGTGGATGCCGCAGAACGAGATCGCCAACTCGCCCAGCACCCCGTTGCTGCTGCCCAGCGGCCCGTACGCAGGGCAGTTCGTGATAGGCGACGTCACCTACGGCGGCCTGCAGCGGGCGTACGTGGAGAAGGTCAACGGGGAGTACCAGGGCGCGCTGTTCCGGATGACGCAGGGCCTGGAGGCGGGCGTCTCCGAGGTGGCGCTCGGCCCCGACGGTGCGATCTACGTCGGCGGCCTGGGCGCGGGCGGCAACTGGGGCCAGTCCGGCAAGCTCACCTACGGCCTGCAGAAACTCACCCCGAACGGCGCCGCCGT
The Catellatospora sp. IY07-71 DNA segment above includes these coding regions:
- a CDS encoding adenosylcobinamide amidohydrolase — protein: MTSLPCPDPTPLLPELVRHADGEGTLPALLWRAGPGWRMISSAVLGGGLGEREWVLNAQVGHGYTRLDPDRHLAEIAREHGLSGPGVGLMTAARVAEGAHAADGGAEAVVTAGIGVCGWAADPAAVPPGPVAVPREVLVPGTINIVVAVPVALSDAALVNAVATATEAKVQALRDAGFDASGTPTDAVCVAAWRAGEPTTFAGPRSEWGSRLARAVHAATYEAAARYRDRRLSQ